The following is a genomic window from Polyangia bacterium.
TATCGCTTATTGTCGAAAGAATTCGAGCGAACCATCGTTTCAAGCGAATCCGACATTCAACTATGTATGATACGTCTCATGACGCGCCGCCTGGCATTTGGCTGAGTTATTGCGGCCTTTTCCTGTAGGACAGCCTCTCAGTTCGGGATGCTCGGGAATCACTTCCTTCTGTGTCACGATCGGGATTCCCAGCTTCCGCGCGGACTCGAAAAGCTGCTTGCGAAGCGTACTGTAAATGCCCTCCAAAATTTTGTAGTAGCAAAGGAATCGATAGAAGTGACTGGTGGCATTCTTGGCTTCGCGATACAGGGCGTAAATTGGAAGTAAATCGAAAGGAAACGACATGTGCCCCGGAGAGACAACGAGCGTTCGATATGGCGACGTGTAACCTACAATCGACACATTGTTCTTTCGATCTACGCACAAAATGTTTCCGACTATGAGCGG
Proteins encoded in this region:
- a CDS encoding IS5/IS1182 family transposase translates to YRLLSKEFERTIVSSESDIQLCMIRLMTRRLAFG